One genomic segment of Hydrocarboniclastica marina includes these proteins:
- the rplU gene encoding 50S ribosomal protein L21, with the protein MYAVIVSGGKQHRVREGETLKLEKIETETGGAIVFDRVLMVIDGENVKVGAPVVDGAKVTAEVVSHGRHDKIRIIKFRRRKHHMKRMGHRQWYTEVKITGIES; encoded by the coding sequence ATGTACGCAGTGATTGTCAGCGGTGGAAAGCAGCATCGCGTTCGCGAGGGTGAGACCCTCAAGCTGGAAAAGATTGAAACAGAAACCGGCGGTGCTATCGTGTTTGACCGGGTGCTGATGGTTATCGATGGCGAAAACGTCAAGGTTGGCGCACCGGTGGTTGACGGCGCCAAAGTCACGGCGGAAGTTGTAAGCCATGGCCGTCACGATAAGATCCGTATTATCAAGTTCCGTCGTCGGAAGCATCATATGAAGCGTATGGGGCACCGCCAGTGGTACACTGAAGTCAAGATTACCGGGATCGAAAGCTGA
- the rpmA gene encoding 50S ribosomal protein L27 yields MAHKKAAGSTRNGRDSESKRLGVKMYGGQVVRAGNILVRQRGTRFHAGENVGLGRDHTLFAKADGVVKFSVQGKENRKFVTVEAVH; encoded by the coding sequence ATGGCTCATAAAAAAGCAGCAGGTAGTACCCGTAACGGTCGCGATTCCGAGTCGAAACGTCTTGGTGTAAAAATGTACGGCGGCCAGGTTGTTCGTGCAGGCAATATCCTTGTTCGCCAGCGCGGTACCCGTTTTCATGCTGGCGAGAACGTAGGCCTGGGCCGTGACCATACCCTGTTTGCGAAAGCTGACGGCGTCGTCAAGTTCTCGGTGCAGGGTAAGGAAAACCGCAAGTTCGTGACGGTAGAAGCGGTTCACTAA
- the cgtA gene encoding Obg family GTPase CgtA, with protein sequence MKFVDEATINVQAGKGGNGCLSFRREKYIPRGGPDGGDGGDGGSVILVADEALNTLVDFRYNRRFKADNGEDGSGRNCAGRKAEDLELPVPVGTTVLDTGTEEVLGDLVAPGDRLVVAQGGFHGLGNTRYKSSINRAPRQTSPGSAGEARELRLELKVLADVGLLGMPNAGKSTLIRAVSAAKPKVANYPFTTLVPNLGVVSVQPHQSFVIADIPGLIEGAAEGAGLGVRFLRHLVRTRLLLHVVDMMPWDETTPAENVKAIARELEKFSPTLAERERWLVLNKLDLVPEEDRERVCTELTQALEWSGPVFRISALSGEGTKPLMQSIMRWIEDQVEVESEDPAAAAAEQARRERMDAEARARIQSLRRSLNATGEDEDEDDDDFDDDDYDVEVVYTRE encoded by the coding sequence ATGAAATTTGTCGATGAAGCCACAATCAACGTGCAGGCTGGTAAAGGTGGAAACGGCTGCCTGAGCTTCCGTCGCGAGAAATACATCCCCCGCGGCGGACCGGACGGCGGCGACGGCGGTGACGGCGGCTCAGTCATACTCGTTGCTGACGAGGCGCTCAATACGCTGGTGGACTTCCGTTACAATCGCAGGTTCAAGGCTGACAACGGCGAAGATGGCAGTGGCCGGAACTGCGCTGGCCGTAAGGCGGAGGACCTTGAGTTGCCTGTCCCAGTGGGAACGACGGTACTGGATACTGGAACTGAAGAGGTTCTCGGCGACCTGGTTGCGCCGGGAGACCGGCTTGTGGTCGCCCAGGGCGGCTTCCACGGCTTGGGGAATACCCGGTACAAGTCCAGTATAAACAGGGCGCCCCGGCAGACCTCACCGGGTAGTGCCGGGGAAGCGCGGGAGTTGCGGTTGGAGCTGAAGGTTCTGGCAGATGTCGGGCTTCTGGGCATGCCTAACGCGGGCAAGTCGACGCTGATTCGTGCGGTCTCTGCGGCCAAGCCGAAAGTCGCCAACTATCCGTTTACGACGCTGGTGCCGAACCTGGGGGTGGTCAGTGTGCAGCCCCACCAGAGCTTCGTGATTGCGGATATTCCCGGGCTGATCGAAGGCGCGGCCGAAGGTGCAGGGCTGGGGGTGCGTTTTCTGCGCCACCTGGTGCGGACACGGTTGCTGCTGCACGTGGTCGACATGATGCCTTGGGATGAGACGACACCCGCCGAAAACGTGAAGGCTATCGCCCGGGAATTGGAGAAGTTCAGTCCTACGTTGGCTGAGCGGGAGCGTTGGTTGGTGCTGAATAAACTCGACCTCGTACCCGAGGAAGACCGGGAGCGTGTCTGTACAGAGCTTACGCAGGCGCTGGAGTGGAGTGGCCCGGTGTTCCGCATCTCCGCGTTGAGTGGCGAGGGTACCAAGCCGCTGATGCAGTCGATCATGCGGTGGATCGAGGATCAGGTTGAAGTCGAGTCGGAGGATCCTGCAGCGGCAGCAGCAGAGCAGGCCCGCCGCGAAAGGATGGATGCCGAGGCTCGCGCCCGTATCCAGTCACTCCGCCGCTCATTGAACGCGACAGGTGAAGACGAAGACGAAGACGACGATGACTTTGACGACGACGATTACGATGTCGAGGTTGTCTACACTCGCGAGTAA
- the proB gene encoding glutamate 5-kinase: MESLKGEGVGIGELSEQRKRLVGARRLIVKIGSALLTNDGRGLDLGAMGGWVDQLVALRSAGAEIVLVSSGSVAEGMKRLGWSRRPAHLHELQAAAAVGQMGLVQAWEWQFQRHGVHTAQILLTHDDLSDRKRYLNARSTLRTLLDLNVVPIVNENDTVVTDEIRFGDNDTLGALVANLVEADGLVILTDQLGLFDRDPRQHADAQLVSERFASDAALDAMAAGGSGALGRGGMSTKIRAARFAERSGAFTVIVGGRIDNVLPRLRQGEALGTLLVPEQGRQAARKQWIAGHLNTRGTLVLDAGAVLGVTVRGKSLLPVGVRSVTGDFRRGEMVSCVDEQGAEVARGLANYDAGEARRILGRPSAEIAGLLGYLAEEELIHRDNLVLT, encoded by the coding sequence TTGGAGAGCTTGAAAGGCGAAGGCGTGGGCATTGGTGAGCTGAGCGAGCAGCGTAAAAGGCTGGTGGGCGCACGCCGCTTGATCGTCAAAATTGGCAGCGCCTTGCTCACAAACGACGGTCGGGGACTGGATCTTGGCGCCATGGGGGGCTGGGTCGACCAGCTGGTCGCGCTTCGCTCCGCCGGTGCTGAGATCGTGCTCGTATCTTCAGGCTCTGTCGCTGAAGGCATGAAGAGACTCGGTTGGAGTCGTCGCCCTGCCCATCTGCACGAGCTTCAGGCTGCCGCTGCCGTGGGTCAGATGGGGCTGGTTCAGGCGTGGGAGTGGCAATTTCAGCGCCACGGCGTTCATACAGCGCAAATTCTGCTTACCCACGACGACCTGTCCGACCGCAAGCGCTATCTGAACGCCCGCAGCACCCTCAGAACGCTGCTTGACCTTAATGTCGTGCCCATCGTCAATGAAAACGACACGGTGGTCACCGATGAGATCCGGTTTGGCGATAACGATACGCTTGGCGCTCTGGTCGCCAATCTTGTTGAGGCCGACGGTCTGGTGATTCTCACCGACCAGCTTGGTCTTTTCGATCGCGACCCTCGCCAGCATGCTGATGCCCAATTGGTCAGCGAACGGTTTGCCTCTGACGCTGCCCTGGACGCGATGGCCGCCGGCGGATCGGGCGCGCTGGGTCGGGGCGGGATGTCCACCAAGATCCGTGCCGCAAGGTTCGCCGAGCGGTCTGGCGCGTTCACGGTCATTGTCGGCGGACGCATTGATAATGTTCTGCCAAGACTGAGGCAGGGCGAAGCGCTCGGGACCCTGCTGGTGCCCGAGCAAGGACGTCAGGCGGCGCGTAAACAGTGGATAGCCGGTCACCTTAATACACGGGGCACACTGGTGTTGGACGCAGGCGCGGTGCTCGGCGTCACGGTCCGGGGCAAGAGCTTATTGCCGGTGGGCGTCCGGTCTGTGACAGGGGATTTTCGCCGGGGCGAGATGGTTTCGTGCGTCGATGAGCAGGGCGCGGAAGTCGCCCGGGGCTTGGCCAACTACGACGCGGGTGAGGCGCGTAGAATCCTGGGTCGGCCAAGTGCTGAGATTGCCGGTCTGCTGGGTTATCTTGCAGAGGAGGAGTTAATCCACCGGGATAACCTCGTGCTGACGTAA
- the rpsT gene encoding 30S ribosomal protein S20, producing the protein MANTPQAKKRARQNEQNRKHNASLRSMARTYIKKVKSQIAAGNADGAQEAFTKAQPIIDSMVNKGIFAKNQAARTKSRLNSKIKGLRQAS; encoded by the coding sequence GTGGCTAACACTCCGCAAGCGAAGAAGCGCGCTCGCCAAAATGAGCAGAATCGCAAGCACAACGCGAGCCTGCGCTCTATGGCACGCACCTATATCAAAAAAGTGAAAAGCCAGATCGCCGCGGGCAATGCCGACGGCGCTCAGGAAGCTTTCACCAAGGCTCAACCGATTATTGACAGCATGGTTAACAAAGGCATATTTGCCAAGAACCAGGCTGCCCGTACGAAGAGCCGTCTGAACAGCAAGATCAAAGGCCTGCGTCAGGCTTCCTGA
- the murJ gene encoding murein biosynthesis integral membrane protein MurJ, translating into MAQSDSSRPEQPAAPRPGLLRSSSLVGMMTLFSRVLGLVRDMVIARYFGAGAGADAFFVAFKIPNFLRRLFAEGAFNQAFVPVLSEYRHKHGHDAVRGLVNAVAGSLGFVLLLITVLAVMGSPLITAVFAPGFIDDPIRFGLASDMLRLTFPYLLLISLTAFAGSILNSYDRFAIPAFTPVLLNLSLIAAALFLTPLMSQPIMALAWGVLLAGLLQLFFQLPFLMKLGLLPRPRVDYRHEGVSRILKLMAPALFGVSVSQINLLLDTVLASFLPTGSVSWLYYSDRLAELPLGVFGVAIATVILPNLSRSHASRSPEHFARTLDWAVRMVLLVAVPAGVALVLLAEPLLATLFHYGEVTARDIGMSAQSLRAYSIGLVAFMLIKVLAPGFFARQDTRTPVKIGIIAMVANMVMNLALILPLAHAGLALATALSAWLNAFLLWRGLRKDGAYQFTPGWGRFLLQLCAANILMAGFILWYNAGANWLDAMATERIQDMAILVVGGVLVYGTTLGVGGVRLRHFRGH; encoded by the coding sequence ATGGCGCAATCCGACAGCTCGAGACCGGAACAGCCGGCGGCACCCAGGCCCGGACTCCTGCGCTCGTCATCCCTGGTAGGTATGATGACCCTGTTCTCGCGTGTGCTGGGGCTGGTGCGGGACATGGTGATCGCCCGTTATTTTGGTGCTGGCGCTGGCGCCGATGCATTCTTCGTTGCGTTCAAAATCCCTAATTTTCTCCGCCGGTTGTTCGCCGAGGGTGCGTTCAACCAGGCGTTCGTGCCGGTTCTTTCTGAGTACCGGCACAAGCACGGGCACGACGCCGTACGAGGCCTGGTCAACGCCGTTGCCGGGTCGCTTGGCTTCGTCCTGCTCCTTATTACCGTTCTGGCGGTGATGGGTTCGCCGCTGATCACAGCCGTGTTTGCGCCGGGGTTTATTGACGATCCCATCAGGTTTGGCCTCGCCAGTGATATGCTGCGTCTGACGTTCCCCTACCTGCTGTTGATCTCGCTTACGGCATTCGCCGGCTCGATTCTCAATAGCTATGATCGGTTTGCCATACCCGCCTTTACCCCCGTTCTGTTGAACTTGAGTCTGATCGCGGCGGCGCTTTTTCTGACGCCCCTGATGTCGCAGCCCATCATGGCGCTGGCCTGGGGCGTCCTCCTCGCGGGCTTGCTGCAGCTTTTTTTTCAGCTTCCGTTCCTGATGAAGTTGGGCCTGCTACCCCGGCCGCGAGTGGACTACCGCCACGAAGGCGTCAGTCGTATTCTGAAATTGATGGCACCGGCGTTGTTTGGTGTGTCGGTCAGCCAGATCAATCTTCTTCTCGATACTGTTCTGGCGTCTTTCCTGCCCACCGGCAGTGTCTCCTGGCTCTATTACTCCGACCGTCTGGCGGAATTACCGCTGGGCGTGTTCGGCGTGGCGATCGCAACTGTCATTCTGCCAAATCTTTCGCGGTCCCATGCTTCCCGGTCGCCCGAGCATTTCGCGCGCACACTGGACTGGGCGGTGCGCATGGTGTTGCTCGTCGCGGTGCCGGCTGGCGTTGCGCTGGTGCTGTTGGCAGAGCCTCTGCTGGCTACGCTTTTTCATTATGGCGAAGTGACCGCACGGGATATCGGCATGTCGGCCCAGAGTTTGCGAGCCTATTCGATCGGCCTTGTCGCGTTCATGTTGATCAAGGTGTTGGCGCCGGGATTCTTTGCTCGCCAGGACACGCGGACGCCGGTGAAAATAGGCATTATCGCCATGGTCGCGAACATGGTCATGAATCTTGCCCTGATTCTGCCGTTGGCCCACGCCGGGCTGGCACTGGCGACGGCATTGTCGGCATGGCTGAACGCTTTTCTTTTATGGCGCGGCTTGAGAAAGGATGGCGCCTACCAGTTCACGCCGGGGTGGGGCCGGTTTCTTCTGCAGCTCTGCGCAGCCAACATACTGATGGCGGGTTTTATTCTGTGGTACAACGCGGGTGCCAACTGGCTCGATGCAATGGCAACCGAGCGGATACAGGATATGGCGATCCTGGTCGTTGGCGGTGTCCTGGTATATGGGACAACACTAGGGGTCGGCGGCGTCAGGCTGAGACACTTTCGCGGCCATTGA
- the ribF gene encoding bifunctional riboflavin kinase/FAD synthetase produces MRLIRGLHNLQSCTQAEGHPFPQGCVATIGNFDGVHRGHQAIIEQVRQKALALGVPSVAMVFEPQPQEFFAGADAPPRLMRFREKLTALWQYGIDTVVCLQFTPRLRKLSAKEFVERVLIDGLQVRHLVVGDDFRFGCDRGGDFLLLQQQGAAAGFSVENTETVLIAGERISSTRVRKALAENRLADAEELLGRPYAIEGRVLHGRELGRKLDARTANIGLGHKNPALRGVYVVQVGRAGDGEGGGESCSFGAANIGYRPTVDGVDPLLEVHLLDFEAELYGERLRATFLHQLRDEVRFDGVEALKKQIHQDFADARAWLASHPPRPTNRDR; encoded by the coding sequence ATGCGACTGATCCGGGGGCTGCATAACCTGCAGAGTTGTACTCAGGCAGAGGGCCACCCTTTCCCGCAAGGCTGCGTAGCCACCATTGGTAACTTTGATGGCGTGCATCGGGGCCACCAGGCAATCATCGAACAGGTCCGGCAGAAGGCGCTTGCCTTGGGCGTGCCCTCAGTAGCCATGGTATTCGAGCCGCAGCCGCAGGAGTTTTTTGCAGGCGCTGATGCGCCTCCACGGCTGATGAGGTTTCGCGAAAAGCTGACTGCGCTCTGGCAATATGGCATCGACACCGTGGTATGCCTGCAGTTTACACCGCGGCTAAGGAAGCTCTCGGCCAAAGAATTTGTCGAGCGGGTCCTGATTGACGGGCTCCAGGTTCGGCATCTGGTGGTAGGTGACGACTTCCGTTTCGGCTGCGACCGCGGCGGTGACTTTCTGCTGCTGCAGCAACAAGGGGCTGCAGCAGGCTTCTCGGTTGAGAATACCGAAACCGTGCTAATAGCGGGCGAACGCATCAGCTCGACCCGGGTGCGCAAGGCTCTGGCGGAGAATCGGCTGGCTGATGCCGAAGAGTTGCTCGGCCGCCCTTATGCCATAGAAGGCCGTGTGCTGCATGGCCGGGAACTGGGGCGCAAGCTCGACGCGCGTACTGCAAATATTGGCCTTGGCCACAAAAACCCGGCTTTGCGCGGCGTTTATGTGGTTCAGGTGGGCCGGGCCGGCGATGGTGAGGGGGGCGGCGAGTCCTGTTCGTTCGGTGCCGCCAATATTGGCTACCGGCCGACCGTTGACGGCGTGGACCCGTTGCTTGAAGTGCACCTTCTTGACTTCGAGGCTGAGCTCTACGGTGAACGCCTCAGGGCGACTTTTCTGCATCAATTGAGGGACGAGGTCCGCTTTGATGGGGTAGAGGCCCTGAAAAAGCAGATCCATCAGGACTTTGCCGATGCCCGGGCCTGGCTGGCCTCGCATCCGCCTCGACCGACTAATCGTGACCGCTGA
- the ileS gene encoding isoleucine--tRNA ligase — translation MSDYKHTLNLPDTGFPMRGNLAQREPERLQQWQALDLYNAQRKARAGAEKFILHDGPPYANGSIHIGHAVNKILKDFIVKSRNIMGYDAPYVPGWDCHGLPIEHKVEQEIGKAGVKVEYAAFRQACRDYAAKQVAGQTEDFIRLGVFGDWEKPYLTMDPKVEADIVRALGEIVASGHLMRGYKPVYWSVVGQSALAEAEVEYQDKTSTQIDVRFRPVDAEAMLKIFGVTPESVPVAIVIWTTTPWTIPANQAVALNADLEYALVQLDVGAGQERVVLAAEMVETVTARWGVEDFEVLGRCSGSALEGLALKHPLFDKEVPVVLGDHVSTDAGTGAVHTAPDHGVEDFVVGKAYGIGTLNLVQADGTYTSAAGEFAGIHIYKADEPVCSALSREGALVRSEKFQHSYPHCWRTKTPLVYRATPQWFISMDQKGLKAAALEAIKGVRWIPGWGENRIRAMVEQSPDWCISRQRTWGVPITLFIHKETQELHPRTQALIEAVAERIEVDGIDAWYTVDKRELLGDDADQYDKVTDTLDVWFDSGVTHASVLTKRPELGQFPADLYLEGSDQHRGWFQSSLKTAVAIRGQAPYREVLTHGFTVDAKGHKMSKSLGNVIAPQSVMNDLGADILRLWVAATDYSGEMTVSKDILKRTADAYRRIRNTARFLLANMTGFDPERDALPPEDMLALDRWIVDRAGQLQEEIDKAYRQYSFLQVYQKIHGFCSIDLGSFYLDIIKDRQYTTPADSQARRSCQTAMFHVAEALSRWIAPILSFTADEIWEYLPGDRSASVFLETWYDGLFALKGDEALGREYWAQILAVKEAVNKALEETRKAGNIKGSLSAEVNLYCEPEIADKLNLLGEELRFVLITSEAHVFSSSDAGNDQAVATEVPGLKVSVAPTAYHKCDRCWHHRPEVGSREAHPDLCDRCIDNLEGAGEQRRFA, via the coding sequence ATGAGTGATTACAAGCATACGCTGAACCTGCCCGATACCGGCTTTCCCATGCGTGGAAATCTAGCCCAGCGCGAACCCGAACGTCTACAACAATGGCAGGCGCTCGATCTATACAATGCCCAGCGCAAAGCCCGGGCCGGTGCTGAGAAATTCATCCTCCATGATGGCCCCCCCTACGCCAATGGCAGCATTCATATCGGCCACGCGGTCAATAAGATCCTCAAGGATTTCATCGTCAAGTCCCGCAATATCATGGGCTACGACGCGCCCTACGTGCCGGGCTGGGATTGCCATGGGCTGCCCATCGAGCACAAGGTCGAGCAGGAAATCGGCAAAGCCGGGGTCAAAGTCGAGTATGCAGCGTTTCGCCAGGCCTGTCGTGACTATGCGGCCAAGCAGGTAGCGGGGCAGACAGAAGATTTCATTCGATTGGGTGTCTTCGGTGACTGGGAGAAGCCCTACCTGACCATGGACCCCAAGGTTGAGGCCGATATCGTCCGGGCCTTGGGTGAAATCGTTGCCAGTGGTCATCTGATGCGTGGCTACAAGCCTGTCTACTGGAGCGTGGTGGGCCAGTCCGCTCTGGCCGAGGCGGAGGTTGAATACCAGGACAAGACCTCCACCCAGATCGACGTAAGGTTCAGGCCCGTCGATGCCGAGGCAATGCTGAAAATTTTCGGCGTAACGCCTGAGAGCGTGCCCGTCGCTATCGTGATCTGGACCACCACACCCTGGACCATTCCGGCCAACCAGGCGGTCGCGCTCAATGCCGATCTGGAGTATGCCCTGGTGCAGCTGGATGTGGGCGCAGGTCAGGAGCGGGTGGTGCTGGCCGCTGAAATGGTCGAGACCGTCACCGCGCGCTGGGGCGTTGAAGATTTCGAAGTACTCGGGCGTTGTTCCGGTTCCGCGCTTGAAGGGCTGGCGCTCAAGCACCCGCTGTTTGACAAGGAAGTACCGGTGGTACTGGGCGACCACGTCTCCACGGATGCCGGTACCGGCGCCGTTCACACCGCGCCAGACCATGGGGTAGAAGATTTTGTGGTCGGCAAGGCGTATGGCATTGGCACTCTCAACCTGGTGCAGGCGGATGGTACCTATACCTCCGCCGCGGGGGAATTTGCGGGTATTCATATCTACAAAGCTGACGAACCTGTGTGTTCGGCCCTGAGCCGGGAGGGGGCGCTGGTGCGGAGCGAGAAGTTCCAGCACAGTTATCCTCACTGCTGGCGGACTAAAACGCCATTGGTCTACCGCGCCACGCCTCAGTGGTTCATCAGCATGGATCAGAAAGGGCTCAAGGCGGCCGCGCTGGAAGCGATCAAAGGCGTCCGCTGGATTCCGGGCTGGGGTGAAAACCGCATCCGGGCCATGGTCGAACAGTCCCCGGACTGGTGCATTTCCCGCCAGCGGACCTGGGGCGTCCCGATCACCCTGTTTATTCATAAAGAAACGCAAGAACTGCACCCCCGCACCCAGGCGCTGATTGAGGCGGTGGCTGAGCGCATCGAGGTAGACGGTATCGACGCCTGGTACACCGTGGATAAGCGCGAGCTGCTGGGCGATGACGCAGATCAGTACGACAAGGTGACCGATACCCTGGATGTCTGGTTCGACTCGGGCGTGACTCATGCGTCGGTGCTGACCAAACGCCCGGAGCTTGGCCAGTTTCCTGCGGACCTCTACCTGGAGGGCTCTGATCAACACCGGGGCTGGTTCCAGTCTTCCCTGAAGACGGCCGTTGCGATCCGCGGGCAGGCACCGTACCGGGAAGTGCTGACCCACGGCTTTACCGTTGATGCCAAGGGGCACAAGATGTCCAAGTCCCTGGGCAACGTGATCGCGCCGCAATCAGTCATGAACGACCTGGGCGCCGATATCCTCCGGCTCTGGGTCGCGGCGACGGATTACAGCGGGGAGATGACGGTGTCCAAGGACATCCTCAAGCGAACCGCGGACGCTTACCGTCGCATTCGCAATACCGCCCGGTTCCTGCTCGCCAACATGACCGGCTTTGATCCCGAGCGGGACGCCCTGCCACCTGAAGATATGCTCGCACTGGACCGCTGGATTGTGGACCGGGCCGGGCAGTTGCAGGAAGAAATCGACAAAGCGTACCGGCAGTACAGCTTTTTGCAGGTGTACCAGAAGATTCACGGCTTCTGCTCCATCGATCTGGGCAGTTTCTACCTGGATATCATCAAGGATCGCCAGTACACCACGCCGGCAGACAGCCAGGCGCGCCGCTCCTGCCAGACGGCCATGTTCCATGTGGCGGAGGCCCTTAGCCGCTGGATCGCGCCGATTCTCAGCTTTACGGCGGACGAAATCTGGGAGTACCTGCCCGGCGACCGTTCGGCCAGCGTTTTTCTGGAAACCTGGTACGACGGTCTGTTTGCCCTGAAAGGCGACGAGGCATTGGGACGCGAGTACTGGGCGCAAATCCTGGCGGTAAAAGAAGCGGTCAACAAAGCCCTGGAGGAGACCCGCAAAGCCGGCAATATCAAGGGATCGCTAAGCGCCGAGGTTAACCTGTACTGTGAGCCCGAAATCGCGGACAAGCTCAATCTACTGGGCGAAGAACTGCGCTTTGTTCTGATTACGTCCGAAGCGCATGTGTTCAGTTCAAGCGATGCAGGAAACGATCAGGCGGTGGCAACAGAGGTGCCCGGGCTCAAGGTATCTGTGGCGCCGACGGCCTATCACAAATGCGATCGCTGCTGGCACCATAGGCCCGAGGTGGGTTCGCGCGAAGCGCACCCCGATCTTTGCGACCGTTGCATCGATAACCTGGAAGGCGCCGGTGAACAGCGTCGCTTCGCATGA
- the lspA gene encoding signal peptidase II, translating into MSSANPAGTSLRWLWLSAVVVLLDLGSKAYMTATLQYAESQPVLPFFNLTLLHNTGAAFSFLAGSGGWQRWFFIMLAVVVSTVLVVWLARIPRSERWLPVSLALVLGGALGNVYDRIVHGYVVDFLHLYWGSYHFPAFNIADTAISIGAVMMAIDIFRRPQGDTGEKKA; encoded by the coding sequence ATGAGCAGCGCTAACCCCGCCGGGACCTCGCTGCGATGGCTCTGGCTGAGTGCCGTGGTGGTTCTGCTTGATCTGGGTTCCAAAGCGTACATGACGGCGACGCTGCAATACGCAGAATCCCAGCCTGTGTTGCCGTTCTTCAACCTGACACTATTGCACAACACCGGCGCAGCGTTCTCTTTCCTTGCCGGTAGCGGGGGCTGGCAGCGCTGGTTCTTCATTATGCTTGCGGTTGTGGTAAGCACGGTGCTGGTGGTTTGGCTCGCGCGCATACCCCGGTCTGAACGTTGGTTACCGGTATCGCTGGCCCTGGTTCTGGGTGGCGCGTTGGGCAACGTCTACGATCGCATCGTCCACGGTTATGTGGTCGATTTTCTGCATCTCTACTGGGGTAGCTATCATTTTCCGGCGTTCAACATCGCCGATACCGCCATCAGCATTGGCGCGGTCATGATGGCGATCGATATCTTTCGACGTCCCCAGGGTGACACGGGAGAAAAAAAAGCATGA
- a CDS encoding FKBP-type peptidyl-prolyl cis-trans isomerase, whose translation MSTHKIGKGMRVTLNFSLSLKDGQTIDSTFAKAPATLEIGDGNLPEGFESYLLGLEPGAHERYEVPPEQGFGQVNSNNMQTFKRSEFSNEMELEPGLMVSFADARKSELPGVVHSIDDEEVVVDFNHPLAGRDLVFEVEVIDVQPVQ comes from the coding sequence ATGAGTACGCACAAGATTGGCAAGGGCATGCGGGTGACGCTGAATTTCTCCCTCAGCCTCAAAGATGGCCAGACCATCGACTCCACCTTCGCCAAGGCGCCCGCCACACTGGAGATTGGCGACGGTAACCTGCCCGAGGGGTTCGAGTCCTACCTGCTCGGACTTGAACCGGGCGCGCATGAGCGTTACGAGGTGCCGCCTGAGCAGGGTTTTGGCCAGGTAAATTCCAATAACATGCAGACCTTCAAGCGGTCCGAGTTCAGTAACGAAATGGAACTGGAACCTGGCCTGATGGTCTCATTCGCTGACGCACGCAAATCGGAGTTACCCGGCGTCGTCCACTCAATCGATGACGAAGAAGTTGTGGTGGACTTCAACCATCCGCTAGCGGGTCGCGACCTCGTTTTTGAAGTGGAGGTTATCGACGTGCAGCCGGTGCAGTGA
- the ispH gene encoding 4-hydroxy-3-methylbut-2-enyl diphosphate reductase, giving the protein MQIRLANPRGFCAGVDRAIEIVDRALDVFGAPIYVRHEVVHNRFVVEKLRNRGAVFVDELHEVPDDALVIFSAHGVSQKVQNEAKGRGLKVFDATCPLVTKVHMEVMRYSREGRECILIGHAGHPEVEGTMGQYDGSAGGAIYLVEDVADVASIEVKDPQNLAYVTQTTLSMDDTARVIDALRERFPAILGPRKDDICYATQNRQDAVKQMATDCDLMLVVGSPNSSNSNRLRELAERMGTPAYLIDEASQIKPEWLEGKRAVAVTAGASAPEVLVNEVVARLQELGGEAPQEVSGREENIVFSMPKELRIPVQEVDS; this is encoded by the coding sequence ATGCAAATCAGACTCGCCAACCCCCGCGGCTTCTGCGCTGGCGTTGACCGCGCCATCGAGATCGTTGACCGGGCTCTGGATGTTTTTGGTGCGCCCATTTATGTGCGGCATGAGGTAGTCCACAACCGCTTTGTGGTCGAGAAGCTCCGTAACCGTGGCGCGGTCTTTGTGGATGAGCTGCACGAGGTTCCGGATGACGCTCTGGTGATATTCAGCGCCCACGGCGTGTCACAGAAGGTACAGAACGAAGCCAAGGGTCGAGGTCTCAAGGTTTTTGACGCCACCTGTCCTCTGGTGACCAAAGTGCATATGGAAGTCATGCGCTACAGTCGGGAAGGGCGCGAGTGCATCCTGATAGGCCACGCCGGCCATCCGGAGGTGGAAGGCACCATGGGGCAGTATGATGGCTCCGCCGGTGGCGCCATCTACCTGGTTGAGGACGTCGCCGACGTCGCCTCGATTGAGGTAAAAGACCCCCAGAACCTGGCCTACGTGACCCAGACCACCCTGTCCATGGACGACACCGCGCGCGTCATTGATGCGCTCAGAGAGCGTTTCCCGGCCATACTGGGTCCGCGTAAAGACGACATCTGCTATGCCACGCAGAATCGGCAGGACGCGGTCAAGCAGATGGCCACCGACTGCGACCTCATGCTAGTTGTCGGCTCTCCCAACAGTTCTAACTCCAATCGCCTACGCGAACTGGCTGAGCGCATGGGTACCCCCGCCTACCTGATCGACGAAGCCAGCCAGATCAAGCCCGAGTGGCTGGAAGGCAAGCGCGCTGTCGCAGTGACCGCAGGTGCGTCAGCGCCAGAAGTGCTGGTGAACGAGGTAGTGGCGCGGCTGCAGGAGCTCGGCGGTGAAGCGCCGCAGGAGGTTTCCGGACGGGAGGAGAATATTGTTTTTTCTATGCCGAAGGAGCTTCGGATTCCAGTGCAAGAAGTTGATAGCTGA